Proteins from one Aspergillus nidulans FGSC A4 chromosome VIII genomic window:
- a CDS encoding uncharacterized protein (transcript_id=CADANIAT00001235), giving the protein MQSETRSIQKQKFYQSTVAAMNAEKATAGDTKTSNYLSHTDREQPAFKSSEEYTYTVGDDEEQPAIPRAPPGPQQQLKDSEPVTEEIPIAGRTKMTVTKEKGGDEIKTDAETGAVSVQEDEDEDEDDEEEEEEEKQQKLEHEEQKVKAELNDMLKRSPTPFVVELDQHPLGPQLQSLLGENTGRRTVPNVLVNGRSIGGGDDIVALDEHDELASRLKSLAGKWLQEVERKGADGAN; this is encoded by the exons ATGCAGAGCGAAACCCGGAGTATCCAGAAGCAGAAGTTCTACCAGTCGACCGTGGCCGCAATGAATGCGGAAAAGGCCACCGCAGGGGACACAAAGACAAGCAATTACCTATCTCATACCGATAGGGAACAGCCGGCTTTCAAGTCAAGCGAGGAATATACCTACACtgttggtgatgatgaagagcagcCGGCGATACCGCGGGCGCCGCCGgggccgcagcagcaactcAAGGACTCCGAACCAGTTACAGAGGAGATTCCAATTGCGGGCCGGACCAAGATGACTGTTACTAAGGAGAAAGGGGGTGATGAAATTAAGACGGATGCTGAGACTGGGGCTGTGTCCGTgcaggaggacgaggacgaggacgaagacgatgaagaggaagaggaagaggaaaagcaaCAGAAATTAGAGCATGAAGAGCAGAAGGTCAAAGCCGAGCTGAACGATATGCTGAAACGGTCGCCGA CGCCTTTCGTGGTAGAACTCGACCAACATCCGCTTGGTCCACAACTACAGTCGCTTTTAGGAGAAAATACCGGCCGTCGGACTGTTCCGAACGTTTTGGTCAATGGGAGAAGTATTGGCGGCGGAGATGATATCGTTGCCCTGGACGAGCATGACGAGCTGGCATCGCGATTGAAGAGTCTGGCTGGCAAGTGGCTCCAGGAAGTCGAACGAAAAGGAGCCGACGGCG